One window of the Candidatus Bathyarchaeota archaeon genome contains the following:
- a CDS encoding DUF362 domain-containing protein — translation MSLVSFVAVQQSHHLRQAISSSLDLIQYRFPKDIRNVVIKPNMCYYWDYSTGQTTDPSFVGALIEVIRNQISSNVNISIVESDASAMKCKYAFKMLGYEKLSQRYRVDLVNLSQDKGDTFKINVGGHYFNIVVPQTIQKADLRVNVPKIKYLAQTGISCALKNIFGCNPYPQKFKYHQKLDEAIVAINKLMKFDLCVVDGIIVSGAHPRRLGLIMASHDPVALDVAASRIAGVNPKSVGHIMLANKEGIGALSFSPVGIDPRSFSSIYPRKGPFHTLLSFGYKFLVDTGLNELLGLSE, via the coding sequence TCTAGACTTGATTCAGTACAGATTCCCGAAAGATATAAGAAATGTTGTGATAAAGCCCAACATGTGTTATTACTGGGATTATTCGACTGGGCAAACCACCGATCCAAGTTTTGTTGGCGCTCTGATCGAGGTCATCCGAAACCAAATCTCGTCTAATGTGAATATTTCAATTGTAGAGTCTGATGCTTCAGCGATGAAATGCAAGTACGCTTTTAAGATGCTTGGGTACGAGAAACTGTCACAGCGTTACAGAGTAGATTTGGTTAATCTATCTCAAGATAAGGGCGATACGTTTAAGATTAATGTTGGAGGCCATTACTTCAACATAGTTGTACCTCAAACAATCCAGAAGGCTGATTTGCGAGTGAATGTTCCTAAAATAAAGTATTTGGCACAGACAGGAATTTCGTGTGCTTTAAAGAACATCTTTGGTTGTAATCCCTACCCTCAAAAATTCAAATATCACCAAAAGCTTGACGAGGCCATTGTCGCAATAAATAAGCTTATGAAATTCGATCTGTGCGTTGTTGACGGAATCATTGTTTCTGGTGCCCATCCGCGCAGGCTAGGGCTTATTATGGCTAGCCACGATCCAGTGGCGCTGGACGTTGCTGCATCCAGAATAGCTGGAGTGAATCCCAAGTCGGTGGGGCATATCATGTTGGCCAATAAAGAGGGAATAGGGGCGCTTTCCTTTTCTCCAGTTGGGATTGATCCCCGTTCTTTTAGCAGTATTTATCCAAGAAAAGGACCGTTTCATACACTCTTGAGCTTCGGGTACAAATTCTTAGTCGACACAGGTCTAAACGAACTACTTGGTCTCTCAGAATAG